Proteins encoded by one window of Blautia luti:
- a CDS encoding carbohydrate ABC transporter permease, producing the protein MAAQDNNSAAAAVSGFFKSIGGFFADFGTAVVKGDAFVKLSLIWMGAGYAKRKQYVKAVLMTLLEIAVIVFSVKFAMQYVSKFSTLGTVKMEKVFNMKTMKSEFNDYDNSFTILLFSLFSFVVWFAAAVVWFKNVINAYTLQKMEEAGKHINTFKEDLRSLTEEKFHITLLTLPVLGVVIFTLIPILLLIFVAFTNYDQQHMPPTELFSWVGFSNFISLFGGGGLTSTFGYAFVRVLGWTLVWAFFATFTTYIGGILLSLLLNSKKTRLPKMWRTLFIVTIAVPQFVSLLLVRNFFSNGGIVNTICHSIGLTGFLRSIGLVSTSYIPFLSAPGWAHVMIILINIWIGVPYQMLIATGVLMNLPSDQLESARVDGATNFQIFRKITMPYLLFVTGPALITDFVKNINNFNVIYLLTQDVYTTTNQAMASSQAKEVDLLVTWLFRLTQDYYNYKMASAIGIIVFIICAVFTLVAFNRMIKGDKEGTYQ; encoded by the coding sequence ATGGCAGCACAGGACAATAATTCTGCTGCAGCGGCAGTGAGTGGATTCTTTAAATCCATCGGTGGATTTTTCGCTGACTTTGGTACTGCTGTAGTGAAAGGTGATGCTTTTGTAAAGCTGTCCCTGATCTGGATGGGCGCAGGCTATGCAAAGCGTAAACAGTATGTGAAAGCAGTACTGATGACATTGCTGGAGATCGCAGTGATCGTTTTTTCAGTGAAATTTGCAATGCAGTATGTATCAAAATTCAGTACCCTTGGTACTGTAAAGATGGAAAAAGTCTTTAACATGAAAACAATGAAAAGTGAATTTAATGATTATGATAATTCCTTTACGATCCTGTTGTTTTCATTGTTCAGCTTTGTTGTATGGTTTGCGGCAGCTGTTGTGTGGTTTAAGAACGTGATCAATGCTTATACACTTCAGAAAATGGAAGAAGCGGGAAAGCATATCAATACTTTTAAAGAAGATCTCAGATCACTGACAGAAGAGAAGTTTCATATTACATTACTGACACTTCCGGTACTTGGAGTTGTGATTTTCACATTAATCCCAATCTTACTTCTGATCTTTGTAGCATTTACAAATTATGATCAGCAGCATATGCCTCCTACTGAGTTGTTCTCATGGGTAGGTTTCAGTAACTTTATCAGTTTGTTTGGCGGCGGCGGTCTTACATCTACGTTCGGATATGCATTTGTGCGGGTTCTGGGATGGACACTTGTATGGGCTTTCTTCGCAACATTTACAACTTATATCGGAGGTATCCTGCTTTCACTGCTTCTTAACAGCAAGAAGACAAGACTGCCGAAGATGTGGCGTACTTTATTTATCGTAACGATTGCAGTACCGCAGTTTGTATCACTTCTGCTGGTGCGTAATTTCTTCTCAAATGGTGGTATCGTCAATACAATCTGTCACAGCATTGGACTGACCGGATTCTTAAGAAGCATAGGACTTGTGTCCACAAGCTATATTCCGTTTCTTTCTGCTCCGGGCTGGGCACATGTAATGATCATTCTCATTAATATCTGGATCGGTGTTCCGTATCAGATGCTGATCGCAACAGGTGTCCTGATGAACCTTCCTTCTGACCAGCTTGAGAGTGCAAGAGTAGACGGCGCAACAAACTTCCAGATATTCAGAAAGATCACAATGCCATATCTGCTCTTTGTAACAGGACCTGCTCTGATCACAGATTTTGTAAAAAATATTAATAACTTTAATGTTATTTATCTGCTCACACAGGATGTTTATACAACAACGAATCAGGCAATGGCAAGCTCACAGGCAAAAGAGGTTGACCTTCTGGTTACCTGGCTGTTCCGTCTGACTCAGGATTACTACAACTATAAGATGGCATCAGCAATCGGTATTATCGTGTTTATTATCTGTGCAGTATTCACCCTGGTTGCATTTAACAGGATGATCAAGGGAGATAAGGAGGGAACATATCAATAA
- a CDS encoding sugar ABC transporter permease: MKKMKDSRTSSIVLHNLLIAVLAFIWLIPIIWLVCTSFSAYSGMNTSTFFPKEWSISNYMKLFHSDSVSQFPQWFLNTFIIACFTCVISTMFVLMVAYATSVMRFKMRKPLMNMAVILNLFPGMLAMIAVYFTLKSFNLTNSYAGLIMVYSASSGLGYLIAKGFFDTVPRALCEAARIDGCSEARIFFQMVLPMSRPIVVYTVISSFLVPWMDFVYAKMILNAGISSKYTVAIGLYKMLDKSLINSYFTQFCAGGVLVSIPISILFMIMQKFYVEGITGGAVKG, from the coding sequence ATGAAAAAGATGAAAGATAGTCGTACTTCTTCTATAGTATTACATAATTTATTGATCGCAGTGCTGGCATTTATCTGGCTGATCCCGATCATCTGGCTGGTATGTACCTCCTTCAGTGCATATTCAGGAATGAATACCAGTACATTTTTTCCGAAGGAATGGAGCATCAGCAATTACATGAAGCTGTTTCATTCAGATTCTGTATCTCAGTTTCCGCAGTGGTTTCTGAATACATTTATCATTGCATGCTTTACATGTGTAATTTCCACTATGTTCGTACTGATGGTTGCATATGCCACATCTGTTATGAGATTCAAGATGAGAAAACCGCTGATGAACATGGCAGTTATCCTGAATCTGTTTCCTGGTATGCTGGCAATGATAGCAGTTTATTTCACACTGAAATCCTTTAACCTGACAAACAGCTATGCCGGTCTTATCATGGTTTATTCCGCTTCTTCAGGTCTTGGTTATCTGATCGCGAAAGGATTCTTTGATACAGTTCCGAGAGCGCTCTGTGAGGCTGCCAGAATTGACGGATGCAGTGAGGCAAGAATCTTCTTCCAGATGGTTCTGCCCATGAGCCGCCCGATCGTTGTTTATACAGTTATCAGCAGTTTCCTGGTACCGTGGATGGATTTCGTGTATGCGAAGATGATTCTGAATGCAGGTATTTCTTCTAAATATACAGTTGCAATTGGTCTGTACAAGATGCTGGATAAGAGTCTTATCAATTCTTATTTCACTCAATTCTGCGCAGGTGGCGTACTGGTATCCATACCGATTTCTATCTTGTTTATGATCATGCAGAAATTCTATGTGGAAGGAATTACAGGCGGTGCTGTAAAAGGTTGA
- a CDS encoding TraX family protein — protein MNMTTGRRGIVWKTPDITADGLKMFACIAMLIQTIGIAVIEKGLIHLDQYTQDSLNQAMAQDSRLMTLAGIGSIMQLIGGMAIPVFTFLLVEGFRNTSDYKKYLLLMVLTAVISEIPYDLAVGGKIMDWSSQNAMVTMSICLIMLKCLDIFKDGSGFTGGLVRMLIVLAAVVWVSLFRAEYGLCMVLLTAVFYVFYTQNILKTVLGCIISLMYITGPLSFYGIWCYNGERKDRINKYVYYAFYPVHLLVLGVIAKYVL, from the coding sequence ATGAATATGACAACGGGAAGAAGAGGAATCGTCTGGAAAACTCCGGATATCACAGCTGATGGGCTGAAGATGTTTGCATGTATTGCCATGCTGATCCAGACAATCGGAATTGCTGTTATTGAAAAAGGACTGATCCATCTGGATCAATATACACAGGACAGTCTGAATCAGGCGATGGCCCAGGATTCCCGTTTGATGACACTTGCGGGAATCGGTTCTATCATGCAGCTTATCGGCGGGATGGCGATTCCCGTATTTACATTTCTGCTGGTAGAAGGCTTTCGGAATACTTCTGATTATAAGAAGTATCTGCTTCTGATGGTATTGACTGCGGTGATCAGTGAGATTCCTTATGACCTGGCAGTGGGCGGGAAAATTATGGACTGGTCAAGCCAGAATGCGATGGTTACCATGAGTATCTGTCTGATCATGCTGAAATGTCTGGACATCTTCAAGGATGGTTCCGGATTTACAGGAGGGCTGGTCAGAATGCTGATTGTGCTGGCTGCTGTGGTCTGGGTAAGTCTGTTCAGAGCGGAATATGGATTATGTATGGTGCTTTTGACAGCAGTATTTTATGTGTTTTATACACAGAATATTTTGAAAACAGTACTTGGCTGTATCATCAGCCTCATGTATATAACAGGTCCCCTGTCTTTCTATGGGATCTGGTGTTACAACGGTGAACGAAAAGACCGCATTAATAAATATGTTTATTATGCTTTTTATCCAGTGCATCTGCTGGTGCTTGGAGTAATTGCGAAATATGTTCTGTAA
- a CDS encoding beta-galactosidase — MDFRTDKLLHGGDYNPEQWLKRPDILEKDIDMLEESGCNVVSLGIFSWSTLEPEEGVFNFGWLQEIIDKLYKRGISTILATPSGARPKWMADKYPEVLRVDETRHRALFGFRHNHCYTSPVYREKVHIINKKLAQEVATHPGVILWHISNEYGGECHCPLCQEAFRGWLKVKYQTIENLNDKWCTTFWSHTYNSFDQIESPSKIGETQLHALNLDWKRFVTHQTADFIHHEIAALREGGSTLPTTANLMHYFGGLDYFKIAKEIDVVSWDTYPTWHKEAVIDTAYDNGMCHDLMRSLKGKPFFQMESCPTSTNWQSVSKLKKPGMLFAQSMQAIAHGGEGSLYFQIRQSRGASEKFHGAVIDHYGGNDTRVFKEVSKVGATLKELQELAGTTMSSQVAMIYDWDSQWAMEDSQGPRNKGLHYLEAMLKFYRGFRKQGVNVDLIDMTCELDKYKVLALPMVYMFKEGFAEKVCAFVENGGVLITSYWSGIADDTDRCYLEGTPHGLMDVLGIRSAEIDGLYDWEENSFVPVEGNELGLDKTYTCKYLCDLVELRGARTLMTYGSDFYEGYSCLTVNEYGKGKAWYVAADADKEFYGDFLEKVLKDSGVSCGIKEEIPDALEITVRENRNVKYYIYQNFGTEAVKLPVPEGEVNWIYGNGSDKLNVYGLAVAKVIV, encoded by the coding sequence ATGGACTTTAGAACGGACAAGCTGCTCCACGGCGGCGACTACAATCCTGAACAGTGGTTAAAAAGACCGGATATTCTGGAAAAGGATATTGATATGCTGGAGGAATCCGGATGTAATGTGGTAAGCCTGGGTATTTTTTCCTGGTCTACACTGGAACCGGAAGAGGGAGTTTTTAACTTCGGATGGCTGCAGGAGATCATTGATAAACTTTATAAGAGAGGAATCTCTACGATCCTGGCTACACCTTCAGGTGCCAGACCGAAATGGATGGCAGACAAATATCCGGAAGTGCTCCGTGTAGATGAGACACGTCACAGAGCGCTGTTCGGATTCAGACATAATCATTGTTATACTTCTCCTGTTTACAGAGAGAAGGTACATATCATCAACAAGAAACTGGCTCAGGAAGTTGCCACACATCCAGGTGTGATCCTGTGGCACATTTCCAATGAGTACGGCGGAGAATGTCACTGTCCCCTTTGTCAGGAAGCATTCAGGGGCTGGCTGAAGGTGAAATACCAGACCATCGAGAACCTGAATGACAAGTGGTGCACAACGTTCTGGAGTCACACTTATAACAGTTTCGACCAGATTGAGAGTCCATCTAAGATTGGTGAGACACAGCTTCATGCACTGAATCTGGACTGGAAACGATTTGTTACTCATCAGACAGCAGATTTCATTCATCATGAGATTGCTGCACTGAGAGAGGGTGGCAGTACACTTCCAACAACTGCAAACCTGATGCATTATTTCGGAGGTCTGGATTACTTTAAGATCGCGAAAGAGATCGATGTAGTTTCCTGGGATACTTATCCTACATGGCATAAAGAGGCTGTGATCGATACTGCCTATGATAATGGTATGTGCCACGACCTGATGCGTTCCCTGAAGGGCAAACCATTCTTCCAGATGGAATCCTGTCCGACTTCTACCAACTGGCAGAGTGTCAGCAAGCTGAAGAAACCTGGAATGCTTTTCGCACAGTCCATGCAGGCGATTGCACATGGCGGAGAAGGTTCTCTGTATTTCCAGATCCGCCAGAGCAGAGGTGCTTCTGAGAAATTTCATGGAGCAGTGATCGACCATTATGGCGGGAATGACACCAGAGTATTTAAAGAGGTTTCCAAGGTTGGAGCAACCCTGAAAGAGTTACAGGAACTGGCTGGAACAACTATGAGCAGCCAGGTGGCCATGATCTACGACTGGGACAGCCAGTGGGCAATGGAAGACAGCCAGGGACCAAGGAACAAAGGACTTCATTACCTGGAAGCAATGCTGAAATTCTACAGAGGCTTCCGTAAGCAGGGCGTGAATGTGGATCTCATCGATATGACCTGTGAACTGGACAAATATAAAGTGCTGGCGCTGCCGATGGTTTATATGTTCAAGGAAGGTTTCGCAGAAAAAGTTTGTGCATTTGTGGAGAATGGCGGCGTGCTGATCACCAGCTACTGGTCAGGAATTGCGGATGATACAGACAGATGCTATCTGGAAGGAACTCCACATGGTCTGATGGATGTACTGGGAATCAGAAGTGCTGAGATCGATGGTCTTTATGACTGGGAAGAGAATTCTTTCGTACCTGTAGAGGGTAATGAACTTGGTTTGGATAAGACTTATACATGTAAGTATCTGTGTGATCTTGTAGAGCTTAGGGGAGCACGTACTTTAATGACTTATGGAAGTGATTTCTATGAAGGCTATTCCTGCCTGACTGTCAATGAATATGGCAAAGGCAAGGCATGGTATGTGGCAGCAGATGCGGACAAAGAATTCTACGGAGACTTCCTGGAGAAAGTACTGAAAGACAGCGGCGTTTCCTGTGGAATCAAAGAAGAGATCCCGGATGCGCTGGAGATCACAGTGAGAGAGAACAGAAACGTGAAATACTATATTTACCAGAACTTCGGAACAGAGGCTGTAAAACTTCCTGTACCGGAGGGAGAGGTAAACTGGATCTATGGCAATGGAAGCGATAAACTTAATGTTTATGGTCTTGCAGTTGCGAAAGTTATCGTGTAA